The Microbacterium limosum genome contains a region encoding:
- a CDS encoding RNA-binding protein, which translates to MLAAALEHLVKGIVDHPDDVRIDAVSSARGEVLEVRVHPDDRGRVIGRGGRNAKALRTLVSALADGRRVRVDVADD; encoded by the coding sequence TTGCTCGCCGCCGCGCTCGAACACCTCGTCAAGGGCATCGTCGATCACCCCGACGATGTCCGCATCGACGCTGTCTCCTCCGCTCGCGGGGAGGTCCTCGAGGTGCGCGTGCACCCCGATGACCGAGGCCGGGTGATCGGGCGCGGCGGACGCAACGCGAAAGCCCTCCGCACGCTCGTCTCCGCGCTCGCCGACGGTCGCCGCGTGCGCGTCGACGTCGCGGATGACTGA
- the rimM gene encoding ribosome maturation factor RimM (Essential for efficient processing of 16S rRNA): MTDVPEDTGPVKARPPKGAKTQLRVGRLVKAHGLKGALKLELYTDDPEGRFTPGATFTLQVPESSPWHGKPLTVREFRWMNSHPVAFFEGVDDRNAAEALVRAILWIDADAAAEPSEPDAWYDHQLTGLDVVRDGVSVGRVIRVEHLPAQDLLIVKAGEREIMVPFVGAIVPEVDVDAGRVVVTPPAGLFEDLDDEPDEDEPHEDAPGEASADDGAGDDARES, encoded by the coding sequence ATGACTGACGTGCCCGAGGACACCGGGCCCGTCAAGGCCCGTCCCCCGAAGGGGGCGAAGACCCAGCTGCGCGTCGGGCGCCTCGTGAAGGCGCACGGTCTCAAGGGCGCCCTCAAGCTGGAGCTCTACACCGACGACCCCGAGGGGCGGTTCACGCCCGGGGCCACTTTCACCCTGCAGGTGCCGGAGTCCTCTCCCTGGCACGGCAAGCCGTTGACGGTCCGGGAGTTCCGCTGGATGAACAGCCACCCGGTCGCCTTCTTCGAGGGCGTCGACGACCGCAACGCCGCGGAGGCGCTCGTCCGCGCGATCCTGTGGATCGACGCGGATGCGGCGGCCGAGCCTTCGGAGCCCGACGCCTGGTACGACCATCAGCTGACGGGGCTCGACGTCGTGCGCGACGGGGTGAGCGTCGGTCGGGTCATCCGCGTCGAGCATCTGCCCGCGCAGGACCTGCTGATCGTCAAGGCCGGTGAGCGCGAGATCATGGTGCCCTTCGTCGGCGCCATCGTGCCGGAGGTCGACGTCGACGCGGGACGTGTCGTGGTCACGCCGCCCGCCGGTCTCTTCGAGGACCTGGACGACGAACCGGACGAGGACGAGCCGCACGAGGACGCGCCGGGCGAGGCGTCGGCGGATGACGGCGCCGGCGACGACGCTCGCGAGAGCTGA
- the rpsP gene encoding 30S ribosomal protein S16 has translation MAVKIRLKRLGKIRAPYYRIVVADSRTKRDGRVIEEIGKYHPTEEPSLIEVDSDRAQYWLGVGAQPTEQVAALLKLTGDWGKFKGDKDAVSTVKVAEPKQAFQADAAKKPVLLPKAEKKAAPAEQPAEAASDDATTDAE, from the coding sequence GTGGCTGTCAAGATCCGTCTCAAGCGCCTGGGCAAGATCCGTGCGCCGTATTACCGCATCGTCGTCGCCGACTCGCGCACCAAGCGCGATGGTCGTGTCATCGAGGAGATCGGCAAGTACCACCCCACCGAGGAGCCCTCGCTCATCGAGGTCGACTCCGACCGCGCCCAGTACTGGCTGGGCGTCGGCGCCCAGCCGACCGAGCAGGTGGCTGCGCTGCTGAAGCTCACGGGCGACTGGGGCAAGTTCAAGGGCGACAAGGACGCGGTCTCGACCGTGAAGGTCGCCGAGCCGAAGCAGGCGTTCCAGGCGGATGCCGCCAAGAAGCCCGTGCTGCTGCCGAAGGCCGAGAAGAAGGCCGCTCCCGCCGAGCAGCCCGCCGAGGCCGCGTCCGACGACGCGACCACCGACGCCGAGTAA
- the ffh gene encoding signal recognition particle protein — MATFGTLSDRLTDTFRNLRKKGQLSPADVDATVREIRRALLDADVALSVVKDFAATVRERALGDEVNRALNPAQQVVQIVNEELVAILGGQQRRLQFAKTAPTVIMLAGLQGSGKTTFAGKLAKQLEKEGHTPLLVAADLQRPNAVGQLQVVAERAGAAVYAPEPGNGVGDPVRVARDGVEHARRQQHDVVIIDTAGRLGVDAELMKQASDIRRVTDPDEVLFVIDAMIGQDAVNTAKAFQEGVDFTGVVLSKLDGDARGGAALSVASVTGRPIIYASTGEGLDDLEAFHPDRMASRILDLGDILTLIEQAQQAFDEDEARKVAEKLAKEQFTLEDFLEQMQQLKKMGSMKKMLGMLPGMGAMKQQLEDFDESELGRTEAIIRSMTPGERRNPKVLNGSRRLRIARGSGSTVTDVNQLVTRFDQAAKMMKTVARGGMPQIPGMGPMPGAHGGGKRGKQQKAKGGSRSGNPAKRAAENAGVGAKAPTGSGFGLGAGGAGAGAPSEADLAEIQKLFGKG, encoded by the coding sequence ATGGCTACCTTCGGCACCCTCTCCGATCGTCTCACCGATACGTTCCGCAACCTTCGCAAGAAGGGGCAGCTCTCGCCCGCCGACGTGGATGCGACGGTGCGGGAGATCCGGCGTGCCCTCCTGGACGCCGACGTGGCCCTGTCCGTCGTGAAGGACTTCGCCGCGACCGTGCGGGAGCGCGCCCTCGGCGACGAGGTCAACCGCGCCCTCAATCCCGCGCAGCAGGTCGTCCAGATCGTCAACGAGGAGCTCGTCGCGATCCTCGGCGGGCAGCAGCGCCGGCTCCAGTTCGCCAAGACCGCCCCTACCGTGATCATGCTCGCGGGCCTGCAGGGCTCGGGCAAGACGACCTTCGCGGGCAAGCTCGCCAAGCAGCTCGAGAAGGAGGGGCACACGCCCCTCCTCGTCGCCGCCGACCTCCAGCGTCCCAACGCCGTGGGCCAGCTCCAGGTCGTCGCCGAGCGCGCCGGCGCCGCCGTCTACGCACCCGAGCCCGGCAACGGCGTCGGCGACCCCGTGCGTGTCGCGCGCGACGGCGTCGAGCACGCCCGCCGCCAGCAGCACGACGTCGTCATCATCGACACGGCGGGTCGCCTCGGCGTCGACGCCGAGCTCATGAAGCAGGCCTCCGACATCCGCCGCGTCACCGACCCGGACGAGGTGCTGTTCGTCATCGACGCGATGATCGGTCAGGATGCCGTCAACACCGCCAAGGCGTTCCAGGAGGGGGTCGACTTCACCGGCGTCGTGCTCTCCAAGCTCGACGGCGACGCCCGCGGTGGCGCGGCGCTCTCCGTCGCCTCCGTCACCGGCCGGCCGATCATCTACGCCTCCACGGGCGAGGGCCTCGACGACCTCGAGGCCTTCCACCCCGATCGCATGGCGAGTCGCATCCTCGACCTCGGTGACATCCTCACCCTCATCGAGCAGGCCCAGCAGGCGTTCGACGAGGACGAGGCGCGCAAGGTCGCCGAGAAGCTCGCGAAGGAGCAGTTCACCCTCGAGGACTTCCTCGAGCAGATGCAGCAGCTGAAGAAGATGGGTTCGATGAAGAAGATGCTCGGCATGCTGCCGGGCATGGGCGCGATGAAGCAGCAGCTGGAGGACTTCGACGAGAGCGAGCTGGGTCGCACCGAGGCGATCATCCGCTCGATGACGCCGGGGGAGCGACGCAACCCCAAGGTCCTGAACGGATCGCGGCGGCTCCGCATCGCGCGGGGGTCGGGTTCGACCGTGACCGACGTCAATCAGCTCGTGACGCGCTTCGACCAGGCGGCGAAGATGATGAAGACGGTCGCGCGTGGCGGGATGCCGCAGATTCCCGGCATGGGCCCGATGCCCGGCGCCCACGGCGGCGGCAAGCGGGGAAAGCAGCAGAAGGCGAAGGGCGGCTCGCGGTCGGGCAACCCCGCCAAGCGCGCCGCGGAGAACGCGGGTGTCGGCGCCAAGGCCCCGACGGGGTCGGGGTTCGGCCTGGGCGCGGGCGGGGCGGGCGCGGGGGCGCCGAGCGAGGCCGATCTGGCGGAGATCCAGAAGCTGTTCGGTAAGGGCTGA
- the pyk gene encoding pyruvate kinase has product MRRAKIVATLGPASQDEDTIEALVRAGMDVARLNLSHGDREVHESVYQRVRRAADLTGRAVGVLVDLQGPKIRLGRFADGPHDLEPGDLFTITTEDVRGTKDYCGTTFAPLVRDAAPGDTLLIDDGRVRLRAIESDGVRLLTEVVVGGTVSDNKGINLPGVDVRVPALTEKDESDLRWALALGADMIALSFVRSPKDALRVLRIMAEEGRRVPVIAKIEKPEAVEAMHAIVDAFDGVMVARGDLGVELPLEQVPIVQKRAVQEARRWAKPVIVATQMLESMIENPVPTRAETSDVANAVLDGADALMLSGETGVGAHPVTVVSTMARIIESTERHGLERIPPLGTSPRTQGGAMTLAATEIADFVGARFLCVFSQSGDSARRMARLRHPTPILAFTDMPGTRCRLALTWGVETFLVPRVGTTDELIRLVDEVVLGSGRASAGEVVVMTAGAPPGVPGTTNNVRVHRLGDVGGA; this is encoded by the coding sequence ATGCGCCGCGCCAAGATCGTCGCCACCCTCGGACCCGCATCGCAGGACGAGGACACCATCGAAGCCCTCGTGCGCGCGGGCATGGACGTCGCCCGGCTCAACCTCAGCCACGGCGATCGCGAGGTCCATGAGAGCGTCTACCAGCGGGTCAGGCGCGCCGCAGACCTGACGGGTCGCGCCGTCGGTGTGCTGGTCGACCTGCAGGGCCCCAAGATCCGGCTCGGACGATTCGCAGACGGCCCCCACGACCTCGAGCCCGGAGACCTGTTCACGATCACCACCGAGGACGTGCGGGGGACGAAGGACTACTGCGGCACGACCTTCGCGCCGCTCGTCCGGGACGCCGCTCCGGGCGACACGCTGCTCATCGACGACGGGCGCGTGCGGCTGCGCGCGATCGAGAGCGACGGCGTGCGCCTGCTGACGGAGGTCGTCGTGGGAGGCACCGTCTCCGACAACAAGGGGATCAACCTGCCGGGAGTGGACGTGCGGGTCCCCGCCCTCACGGAGAAGGACGAGTCCGACCTGCGGTGGGCGCTCGCGCTGGGGGCGGACATGATCGCTCTGTCGTTCGTCCGCTCTCCCAAGGACGCGCTGCGTGTGCTGCGGATCATGGCCGAGGAGGGCCGGCGTGTGCCCGTCATCGCGAAGATCGAGAAGCCGGAGGCCGTCGAGGCGATGCACGCCATCGTCGATGCGTTCGACGGCGTCATGGTCGCGCGCGGCGACCTCGGCGTGGAACTGCCGCTCGAGCAGGTTCCCATCGTCCAGAAACGCGCGGTGCAGGAGGCGCGCCGCTGGGCGAAGCCGGTGATCGTCGCGACGCAGATGCTGGAGTCGATGATCGAGAACCCGGTTCCGACGCGGGCCGAGACCTCCGACGTCGCGAACGCCGTGCTCGACGGGGCCGACGCGCTGATGCTGTCGGGGGAGACGGGTGTCGGAGCGCACCCCGTCACGGTCGTGTCGACGATGGCGAGGATCATCGAGTCGACGGAGCGCCACGGGTTGGAACGGATCCCCCCTCTCGGGACGAGTCCGCGCACGCAGGGCGGCGCCATGACCCTCGCCGCGACGGAGATCGCGGACTTCGTCGGGGCCCGATTCCTGTGCGTCTTCAGCCAGTCGGGGGATTCCGCCCGTCGGATGGCGCGGCTGCGGCATCCCACGCCCATCCTCGCCTTCACCGACATGCCCGGGACGCGATGCCGCCTCGCGCTCACGTGGGGCGTGGAGACCTTCCTCGTTCCGCGCGTGGGGACCACGGACGAGCTCATACGTCTCGTCGACGAGGTGGTGCTCGGATCGGGCCGCGCGTCGGCAGGGGAGGTCGTGGTGATGACCGCGGGGGCTCCTCCCGGCGTCCCCGGCACGACCAACAACGTCCGCGTGCACCGCCTCGGCGACGTGGGCGGCGCGTGA
- a CDS encoding glutamate--cysteine ligase gives MTVTFAASPRSTVGIEWELMLADGTSGDLVPRAPEVLEHLEEETRLERFTVTGELLTNTIELTSGVGDTVAAAVDDIADAIAAVREITDPRGIEMLCAGSHPFAQWFEQSVTDKTRYNTLIERTQWWGRNMMIWGIHVHIGVDDVDKVLPIIGALSVYLPHLQALSASSPYWAGERTGYASNRALVFQQLPTAGLPWQLDTWAQYESYLDDMVRTGVMEDATEVRWDIRPAPRWGTVEVRACDGMSTLPELAAVAALTQVLVEHFSRELDVGRELPTIQPWFVRENKWRAARYGMDARVIVDRAGTQELVADHLRETMARLQPIAEEIKCAREFAGLEAILTQGASYERQLVVAEASGGDLRQVVQHLIREFRTGPTLRQHLGMG, from the coding sequence ATGACAGTGACGTTCGCGGCATCGCCCCGATCGACCGTCGGCATCGAGTGGGAGCTCATGCTCGCCGACGGCACCTCGGGCGACCTCGTCCCTCGCGCTCCCGAGGTGCTCGAACACCTCGAGGAGGAGACCCGCCTCGAGCGCTTCACCGTCACCGGCGAGCTGCTGACGAACACGATCGAGCTCACCAGCGGGGTCGGCGACACTGTCGCCGCGGCGGTGGACGACATCGCCGACGCGATAGCCGCCGTGCGCGAGATCACCGACCCGCGCGGGATCGAGATGCTCTGCGCGGGCTCGCACCCGTTCGCGCAGTGGTTCGAGCAGTCGGTCACCGACAAGACGCGCTACAACACCCTGATCGAGCGGACCCAGTGGTGGGGCCGCAACATGATGATCTGGGGCATCCACGTCCACATCGGCGTCGACGACGTCGACAAAGTGCTCCCGATCATCGGTGCACTGTCGGTGTACCTGCCCCACCTGCAGGCGCTCTCGGCATCCAGCCCCTACTGGGCCGGCGAGCGCACGGGATACGCGTCCAACCGCGCGCTGGTCTTCCAGCAGCTGCCCACGGCGGGACTGCCGTGGCAGCTGGACACGTGGGCGCAGTACGAGTCCTACCTCGACGACATGGTGCGCACCGGTGTGATGGAGGATGCCACGGAGGTGCGGTGGGACATCCGTCCCGCACCGCGCTGGGGCACCGTCGAGGTGCGGGCGTGCGATGGCATGTCGACCCTTCCGGAGCTGGCGGCGGTCGCGGCGCTCACGCAGGTGCTGGTGGAGCACTTCTCGCGCGAGCTCGACGTGGGCCGGGAGCTGCCCACCATCCAGCCGTGGTTCGTCCGTGAGAACAAGTGGCGCGCCGCGCGGTACGGCATGGACGCGCGGGTCATCGTCGACCGCGCCGGCACCCAGGAGCTCGTCGCCGACCATCTGCGGGAGACGATGGCACGCCTGCAGCCCATCGCCGAGGAGATCAAGTGCGCGCGCGAGTTCGCGGGCCTGGAGGCGATCCTCACGCAGGGGGCGAGCTACGAGCGCCAGCTCGTGGTGGCGGAGGCCTCCGGCGGCGACCTCCGCCAGGTCGTTCAGCACCTCATCCGGGAGTTCCGCACGGGCCCCACGCTGCGTCAGCACCTCGGCATGGGGTGA
- a CDS encoding molybdopterin oxidoreductase family protein yields the protein MSAPDAAGGGDGPSTGTATHCPYCALQCAMTLDPAPGDRVPVRVTGRDFPTNRGGLCKKGWTSAELLAIPDRLTTPLVRGEDGELQETSWETALDTLAARLQELRSEHGPDAVGVFGGGGLTNEKAYQLGKFARIALRTSRIDYNGRFCMSSAAAASTRAFGIDRGLPFPLTDLDTADTVMLLGSNVGDTMPPFVSHLQGARAAGGLLVVDPRRSSTARLTEDGGGLHVQPVPGSDLPLLLGLCHIVLAERLYDSEYVAARTTGLSTLRASVASWWPERVQQATGVPAPTLRALARRLAEGRSTYILTGRGVEQHADGTDTATAAINLALLLGLPGKPGSGYGTLTGQGNGQGGREHGQKADQLPGYRKITDPEARTHVASVWGVDADAIPGPGVPAVQLLQSAGTDAGVKALLVHGSNVVVSAPNAGAARAALARLDLLVVCDFVLSETARLADLVLPVLQWAEEEGTMTNLEGRVLRRRRALTAPEGARSELWIMAELARRLDAPGTWSLDPAEVFDELARASAGGLADYSGLSHVLLDEMSERGDAAFWPFPVGSTGTQRLFDDGFAHPDGRARLVAVRRAAHRRTAAGDELTLITGRLLEHYQSGAQTRRVAELNDARPRVVAQLHPVTAADRGLTDGGLVRVSNTRGTVDAVVGMSPDIRPDTIFLPFHFADAESANLLTSDAVDPISAMPEFKTAIVRIEPIRSPTRSPARGPGQA from the coding sequence ATGAGCGCGCCGGACGCCGCCGGCGGTGGCGACGGGCCCTCCACCGGAACCGCCACGCACTGCCCCTACTGCGCGCTGCAGTGCGCGATGACCCTGGATCCCGCCCCGGGCGACCGCGTGCCCGTGCGCGTGACGGGCCGGGATTTCCCCACCAACCGCGGCGGGCTCTGCAAGAAGGGCTGGACCTCGGCGGAACTGCTCGCGATCCCCGATCGCCTCACGACGCCTCTCGTGCGCGGAGAGGACGGCGAGCTGCAGGAGACCTCCTGGGAGACCGCTCTCGACACCCTCGCGGCACGACTGCAGGAGCTGCGGTCCGAGCACGGTCCCGACGCGGTCGGTGTCTTCGGGGGCGGCGGCCTCACGAACGAGAAGGCGTACCAGCTGGGCAAGTTCGCCCGCATCGCCCTGCGGACCTCGCGCATCGACTACAACGGGCGCTTCTGCATGTCGTCGGCTGCGGCGGCATCCACCCGGGCCTTCGGCATCGACAGGGGCCTGCCCTTTCCGCTGACCGACCTCGACACGGCCGACACCGTGATGCTGCTGGGCTCGAACGTCGGCGACACCATGCCGCCGTTCGTCTCGCACCTGCAGGGAGCGCGCGCCGCGGGCGGGTTGCTCGTCGTCGACCCGCGCCGCAGCAGCACCGCTCGCCTGACCGAGGACGGCGGCGGCCTGCACGTCCAGCCGGTGCCGGGCAGCGATCTGCCGCTGCTGCTGGGCCTGTGCCATATCGTCCTCGCCGAGCGCCTCTACGACTCCGAATACGTCGCCGCCCGCACGACAGGGCTGTCCACGCTGCGCGCATCGGTGGCGTCGTGGTGGCCCGAGCGCGTGCAGCAGGCCACGGGCGTGCCCGCGCCCACACTGCGCGCCCTGGCCCGCCGGCTGGCCGAGGGGCGCTCGACCTACATCCTCACGGGACGCGGCGTGGAACAGCACGCCGACGGCACCGATACGGCGACGGCCGCGATCAACCTCGCCCTGCTGCTCGGTCTGCCCGGCAAACCGGGCAGCGGGTACGGGACCCTGACAGGCCAGGGCAACGGACAGGGCGGACGCGAGCACGGGCAGAAGGCCGATCAACTGCCCGGGTACCGCAAGATCACCGACCCGGAGGCGCGCACGCACGTGGCGAGCGTATGGGGCGTGGATGCCGACGCGATCCCCGGACCGGGCGTGCCCGCCGTCCAGCTACTGCAGAGCGCAGGCACCGACGCGGGCGTCAAGGCGCTGCTCGTGCACGGGTCGAATGTCGTCGTCTCGGCGCCGAACGCCGGGGCGGCCCGGGCCGCCCTCGCCCGCCTCGACCTCCTCGTCGTCTGCGACTTCGTCCTGAGCGAGACCGCGCGACTCGCCGACCTCGTCCTGCCCGTGCTCCAGTGGGCCGAGGAGGAGGGCACGATGACCAATCTCGAGGGGCGCGTGCTCCGCCGTCGGCGGGCGCTGACCGCGCCGGAGGGCGCACGCAGCGAGTTGTGGATCATGGCAGAGCTCGCGCGGCGCCTGGATGCGCCCGGCACATGGAGCCTCGATCCGGCCGAGGTCTTCGACGAACTCGCCCGCGCGTCGGCGGGCGGACTCGCCGACTACTCCGGCCTCAGTCACGTCCTGCTCGACGAGATGAGCGAGCGCGGGGACGCCGCCTTCTGGCCTTTCCCGGTGGGGAGCACGGGCACGCAGCGCCTCTTCGACGACGGCTTCGCGCACCCCGACGGTCGTGCCCGTCTCGTGGCCGTGAGGCGCGCAGCGCACCGGCGGACGGCGGCGGGAGACGAGCTCACCCTCATCACCGGTCGGCTCCTCGAGCACTACCAGAGCGGGGCCCAGACCCGACGGGTGGCCGAGCTGAACGACGCCCGTCCGCGCGTCGTGGCACAGCTGCACCCCGTCACCGCGGCCGATCGGGGGCTCACCGACGGCGGCCTCGTGAGGGTGTCCAACACGCGGGGGACGGTGGATGCCGTGGTGGGGATGAGCCCCGACATCCGCCCCGACACGATCTTCCTTCCGTTCCACTTCGCGGATGCCGAAAGCGCGAACCTGCTCACGAGCGATGCGGTCGACCCGATCTCGGCGATGCCGGAGTTCAAGACAGCGATCGTGCGCATCGAGCCCATTCGGTCTCCGACCCGCTCGCCCGCGCGAGGCCCCGGACAGGCCTAG
- the trmD gene encoding tRNA (guanosine(37)-N1)-methyltransferase TrmD: protein MRIDIVTIFPAFFDVLDLSLIGKARARGILDLRVHDLRSHTHDRHRTVDDTPYGGGAGMVMKPEPWGEALDGILGEDAVLIVPSPAGELFTQATARELASEQHVVFACGRYEGIDQRVIDHYAARGRVRLMSLGDYVLNGGEVAAMAMIEAVTRLVPGVVGNPSSLVEESHEDGLLEYPIYTKPPVWRDRSVPEILLGGNHGAIAQWRREQSIERTRQYRPDLLS, encoded by the coding sequence GTGCGCATCGACATCGTCACGATCTTCCCGGCGTTCTTCGATGTGCTGGACCTGTCGCTCATCGGGAAGGCGCGGGCGCGCGGCATCCTGGATCTGAGGGTCCATGACCTCCGCTCCCACACCCACGACCGCCATCGCACCGTCGACGACACCCCGTACGGGGGCGGGGCGGGCATGGTGATGAAGCCCGAGCCGTGGGGCGAGGCGCTCGATGGCATCCTCGGCGAGGACGCCGTGCTGATCGTGCCCTCCCCCGCCGGGGAGCTGTTCACGCAGGCGACCGCTCGCGAGCTCGCGTCCGAGCAGCATGTCGTCTTCGCCTGCGGACGCTACGAGGGCATCGACCAGCGCGTGATCGACCACTACGCGGCGCGCGGCCGGGTGCGGCTCATGAGCCTCGGAGACTACGTCCTCAACGGGGGAGAGGTCGCCGCGATGGCGATGATCGAGGCCGTCACGCGGCTCGTGCCTGGCGTCGTCGGCAATCCCTCGAGCCTCGTCGAGGAATCGCACGAGGACGGCCTGCTGGAGTACCCGATCTACACGAAGCCGCCCGTCTGGCGGGATCGATCGGTCCCCGAGATCCTGCTCGGCGGAAACCACGGCGCGATCGCCCAGTGGCGACGCGAGCAGAGCATCGAACGCACGCGTCAGTACCGTCCCGATCTGCTGAGCTGA
- a CDS encoding TetR/AcrR family transcriptional regulator → MSSEPRSGRPRASSREVLAEAACELFLEQGYAATSVSDITRRAGVSRSSFFNYFPSKADVLWGGFDERVARLSTSPDAGADADPDAAVRRALVEAVDGFAPDSLALALANSRQMGLDDELEREASVRQARIARHVAGRLRSAGAGELRAAVAGAAYGGAVLAAVEEWARQGAGRVSLRDVLVRALSLLGVTGP, encoded by the coding sequence ATGTCGTCGGAGCCACGGAGCGGTCGCCCTCGCGCGTCATCGCGCGAGGTGCTCGCCGAGGCCGCGTGCGAGCTCTTCCTCGAGCAGGGGTACGCCGCGACATCCGTCTCCGACATCACGCGGCGTGCGGGCGTGAGCCGGTCGAGCTTCTTCAACTACTTCCCCTCGAAGGCCGACGTGCTCTGGGGCGGGTTCGATGAGCGCGTCGCGCGCCTGAGCACGTCGCCGGATGCCGGGGCCGACGCGGATCCGGACGCCGCGGTGCGGCGAGCCCTCGTCGAGGCGGTCGACGGGTTCGCGCCCGACAGTCTCGCGCTCGCCCTGGCCAATTCCCGGCAGATGGGGCTCGACGACGAGCTCGAGCGCGAGGCATCCGTGCGCCAGGCGCGCATCGCGCGGCACGTGGCGGGCCGGCTGCGCTCCGCCGGTGCCGGTGAGCTGCGGGCCGCGGTCGCCGGTGCGGCGTACGGGGGAGCGGTGCTGGCTGCCGTCGAGGAGTGGGCCCGGCAGGGCGCGGGACGCGTGTCGCTGCGCGACGTGCTCGTCCGCGCCCTGTCGCTGCTCGGCGTCACGGGCCCGTAG
- the lipB gene encoding lipoyl(octanoyl) transferase LipB — protein sequence MLDIQRVGLSPDLVPYMQGWQLQRDVHAAVVEGTRPDTLLLLEHEAVYTAGKRTEPAERPQDGTPVVDVDRGGKITWHGPGQLVGYPIVRLHEPVDVVGHVRLLEGVLIDVLRERGIDGYRIEGRSGVWVRRPLSEDKVAAIGVRVQRGVTMHGFALNCDNSLAAFRAIIPCGIADAGVTTLSEVAGAEISPADIVDEVAAAFEATYAGTPAGMAA from the coding sequence GTGCTCGACATCCAGCGGGTGGGACTCTCACCCGATCTCGTCCCCTATATGCAGGGCTGGCAGCTGCAGCGCGACGTGCACGCCGCTGTCGTCGAGGGCACGCGGCCCGACACGCTGCTGCTCCTCGAGCACGAGGCCGTGTACACCGCCGGCAAGCGCACCGAGCCGGCGGAGCGCCCTCAGGACGGCACGCCCGTCGTCGATGTCGACCGGGGAGGCAAGATCACGTGGCACGGGCCGGGTCAGCTCGTCGGCTACCCCATCGTGCGCCTGCACGAGCCCGTCGACGTCGTGGGCCACGTGCGACTCCTCGAAGGGGTGCTCATCGATGTGCTCCGCGAGCGCGGCATCGACGGCTACCGCATCGAGGGTCGCAGCGGCGTGTGGGTGCGTCGCCCGCTCTCGGAGGACAAGGTCGCCGCGATCGGTGTGCGCGTCCAGCGCGGCGTCACGATGCACGGCTTCGCCCTGAACTGCGACAACTCCCTCGCCGCGTTCCGCGCGATCATCCCGTGCGGCATCGCGGATGCCGGGGTCACCACCCTCAGCGAGGTCGCCGGCGCGGAGATCTCGCCCGCCGACATCGTCGACGAGGTGGCCGCCGCGTTCGAGGCGACATACGCCGGCACCCCCGCGGGGATGGCCGCATGA